A single window of Treponema denticola ATCC 35405 DNA harbors:
- the dnaA gene encoding chromosomal replication initiator protein DnaA gives MSEWDYKIFWDEAVNQFKEELAFSIFSMWFLPSKYEKSTENTVYLSVPSKFFRDQMIHNYKNGIEKKLFELSGKKISIDFIIKPNTSEDLSKAENEGGNDKKEDAAKPSSAESKKKSVKTEGGRGQHPDLRPEYNFEDFVVGPNNNFGVNAAIAVSTNPGSAYNPFLIYGGVGLGKTHLMQAIGNKIWDTTKLKVIYVTAENFTNEFVECVQKKMMPAFKSKYRKADVLLIDDIHFFQGKVETQEELFHTFNELYEKNKQIVFTCDRPPAELKNLSQRLKSRFERGLNVDLQTPAYEIRYAILLKKMEKHSTKIPNEFIDMVAKNVSSNVRDLEAALTKLIAYTELTKKTMDEATAKNLLRDIFGSTRQRNVTIDLIQRTVADYFSISISDIKSKKRTKSFSFPRQIAMFLCREMTECSTTELGNDFGGRDHTTILHGCNKIEEQIAADPSLEKIIHELRNTIKENTNK, from the coding sequence ATGAGTGAATGGGATTATAAAATTTTTTGGGATGAAGCTGTTAATCAGTTTAAGGAAGAATTAGCCTTTTCTATATTTTCTATGTGGTTTTTACCGTCCAAATATGAAAAATCGACGGAAAATACCGTGTATCTTAGTGTTCCGTCGAAATTTTTTAGAGATCAGATGATTCATAATTATAAGAACGGTATCGAAAAAAAATTGTTTGAGCTGTCAGGAAAAAAAATATCTATAGATTTTATCATCAAACCGAATACTTCCGAAGACCTTTCTAAAGCAGAAAATGAGGGAGGAAACGATAAAAAAGAAGATGCCGCAAAGCCGTCATCTGCGGAATCCAAGAAAAAATCCGTAAAAACCGAGGGAGGAAGGGGACAGCATCCCGATTTGAGACCTGAGTATAATTTTGAGGACTTTGTTGTAGGCCCGAATAATAACTTTGGAGTAAATGCCGCTATAGCCGTTTCTACAAATCCGGGAAGCGCGTATAACCCGTTTTTGATTTACGGAGGGGTAGGCTTGGGGAAAACCCATCTTATGCAGGCTATAGGAAATAAAATATGGGATACGACAAAGCTTAAAGTTATTTATGTTACGGCAGAAAACTTTACAAACGAATTTGTAGAATGTGTTCAAAAAAAGATGATGCCTGCTTTTAAAAGTAAGTACCGAAAGGCTGATGTCCTTCTCATAGACGATATTCACTTTTTTCAAGGAAAGGTAGAAACTCAAGAAGAGCTTTTTCATACTTTTAATGAGCTCTACGAAAAAAATAAGCAGATTGTGTTTACATGCGACCGCCCGCCCGCTGAGCTTAAAAATCTTTCACAGCGTTTAAAATCCAGGTTTGAACGCGGCTTAAATGTAGACTTACAGACTCCGGCCTATGAAATACGATATGCAATTCTTTTAAAGAAAATGGAAAAACACAGCACGAAAATTCCGAATGAATTTATTGATATGGTTGCAAAAAATGTTTCTTCAAATGTGCGTGACTTGGAAGCGGCTTTAACAAAACTCATCGCCTATACGGAGCTTACAAAAAAAACAATGGACGAGGCTACGGCAAAAAATCTTTTAAGAGATATTTTCGGTTCAACCCGCCAACGGAATGTTACCATCGACCTCATTCAAAGAACCGTTGCCGATTATTTTAGTATTTCGATTTCGGACATTAAAAGCAAAAAGCGCACCAAGAGTTTTTCGTTTCCGCGTCAAATTGCCATGTTCCTTTGCAGGGAAATGACCGAGTGTTCTACCACGGAGCTGGGTAACGACTTCGGAGGCAGGGACCACACGACCATCTTGCACGGTTGTAACAAGATTGAAGAGCAAATTGCTGCCGACCCAAGTTTAGAAAAAATTATCCATGAACTTAGAAACACGATAAAGGAAAATACGAATAAATAG